The Malus domestica chromosome 06, GDT2T_hap1 genome has a segment encoding these proteins:
- the LOC103437913 gene encoding hexosyltransferase GAUT11-like — MRRRAAEYRRPVRRRFSNWIWALFGLFSVAGLVLLVVNHNQHEDRVEQPVLERNTRLEQVAHESLNFTEEILSARSFSRQLAEQMTLAKAYVIIAKEHNNLHLAWELSSKIRSCQLLLSTAAMRGEPVTLEEAEPIIKSLSYLIFRAEDAHYDIATTIMTMKSHIQALEERANAATVQSTVFGQLAAEALPKSLHCLNVKLTADWLKKPYLQRLADEKRNSPRLVDNNTYHFCLFSDNVVATSVVVNSTVSNADHPKQLVFHIVTNGINYGTMQAWFQSNDFKGSTIEVQNIEEFSWFNASYSPIMKQLLDADSRDFYFGGYQDMDVVPKLRSPKYLSLLNHLRFYIPEIYPQLEKVVFLDDDVVVQKDLTPLFSLELHGNVNGAVETCLEAFHRYYKYLNFSNPIISAKFDPQACGWAFGMNVFDLIAWKKANVTARYHYWQEQNANGTLWRLGTLPPGLLTFYGLTEPLDRRWHVLGLGYDLNIDNRLIESAAVVHFNGFMKPWLKLAIGRYKPLWERYVNQSHPYLQDCVTS; from the exons ATGCGGAGGCGGGCGGCCGAGTATCGGCGCCCGGTTCGACGGAGGTTTTCGAATTGGATCTGGGCGCTTTTTGGGCTCTTCTCCGTTGCAGGCCTGGTTTTGTTAGTTGTGAACCATAACCAGCATGAAGATCGGGTCGAACAACCCGTGCTG GAGAGAAATACGAGACTTGAGCAGGTTGCTCATGAGAGTTTAAATTTTACTGAAGAAATATTGAGTGCTAGATCGTTTTCCAGGCAGCTAGCTGAACAAATGACGCTTGCCAAAGCTTATGTTATTATTGCCAAAGAGCACAATAACCTTCATCTTGCTTGGGAGCTTAGTTCAAAGATCCGAAGTTGCCAGCTTTTGCTGTCAACAGCTGCCATGAGGGGAGAGCCTGTGACACTAGAGGAAGCAGAGCCAATAATTAAAAGCCTATCATACCTTATATTCAGAGCCGAAGATGCACATTATGACATTGCAACCACAATAATGACAATGAAATCCCATATCCAAGCCCTTGAAGAGCGTGCAAATGCCGCAACAGTTCAAAGCACGGTATTCGGGCAACTAGCTGCTGAAGCATTACCCAAAAGCCTCCATTGCCTAAATGTTAAGCTCACAGCTGATTGGCTTAAAAAGCCATATCTGCAACGACTTGCAGATGAAAAGAGGAATTCTCCCAGACTCGTGGACAACAATACCTACCATTTCTGCTTATTTTCAGACAATGTGGTTGCCACCTCTGTGGTTGTCAACTCCACTGTCTCCAATGCTGACCATCCAAAACAGCTGGTCTTCCACATTGTCACAAATGGGATCAACTATGGGACAATGCAGGCGTGGTTCCAAAGTAATGATTTCAAAGGGTCCACAATAGAAGTGCAGAATATTGaggaattttcttggtttaatgCTTCTTATTCACCTATCATGAAACAGCTCCTTGATGCAGATTCGCGAGACTTTTATTTTGGTGGATATCAAGATATGGATGTTGTGCCAAAGCTGCGGAGCCCTAAGTATCTATCTTTGCTCAATCACCTTCGATTCTACATTCCAGAGATCTATCCGCAGCTGGAGAAGGTAGTTTTTCTTGATGACGACGTTGTTGTCCAGAAGGATCTGACCCCACTTTTCTCATTGGAGTTGCATGGAAATGTGAATGGAGCAGTGGAAACTTGTCTTGAAGCATTTCATCGTTATTACAAGTATCTGAATTTCTCAAACCCAATCATCAGCGCCAAGTTTGATCCACAGGCATGTGGGTGGGCCTTCGGTATGAATGTCTTTGATTTAATTGCTTGGAAGAAAGCAAATGTAACTGCACGGTATCATTACTGGCAGGAGCAGAATGCCAATGGGACACTTTGGAGGCTAGGCACTCTTCCGCCTGGCCTTCTAACATTTTACGGTCTGACAGAGCCGCTTGATAGGAGATGGCATGTATTAGGACTGGGGTATGATCTGAACATTGACAACCGATTGATTGAGAGTGCGGCGGTGGTTCACTTTAACGGGTTCATGAAGCCGTGGCTGAAGTTGGCCATTGGCAGGTATAAGCCTCTCTGGGAGCGGTATGTAAATCAAAGCCACCCGTACCTCCAAGATTGTGTCACAAGCTAG
- the LOC103438210 gene encoding flavonol 4'-sulfotransferase-like: MAPGDREVEENKMIVPENFEEMLSTLPKEKSWGAGGCFYKYQGFWYSSVWLLGTIWAQCFKARDTDFLLASSPKSGTTWMKALMIAIVNRKHHGSLSSSSHPLLIKNPHNCVPFLELRDQEHMIGSNPITYLDSLPAASPRLLSTHIPYSSLPKSVLAGRIVYIARNPKDVFVSFWKFSEQFASKNNQKLHKSPSISMEEAFELFCNGVSTNGPFWDHVLGYWKASTERPDEVLFVKYEDMKRDTMHHVKKLAEFMGHPFSSEEEREGVLQEVIELCSFENLSNLEVNKSGTFQVHVASQTGQNQLLVDNSAFFRRGEVGDSKNHLTPEMFERLDKITQEKLGTFGLEL; encoded by the coding sequence ATGGCTCCAGGTGATCGAGAAGTAGAGGAAAACAAGATGATTGTTCCCGAAAATTTCGAAGAAATGCTATCAACTCTCCCGAAAGAAAAAAGCTGGGGAGCTGGTGGGTGTTTCTACAAATACCAAGGGTTTTGGTATTCCAGCGTTTGGCTTTTAGGGACCATTTGGGCACAATGCTTCAAGGCTAGGGACACTGACTTTCTCTTGGCATCGTCTCCAAAGTCGGGCACAACCTGGATGAAGGCCCTCATGATTGCTATCGTAAACCGAAAGCACCATGGatcattatcatcatcatctcaTCCTCTGCTCATAAAAAATCCACATAACTGCGTACCCTTCTTAGAATTACGCGACCAAGAGCACATGATTGGATCCAATCCGATCACGTACCTAGACTCTCTTCCTGCAGCATCACCTAGGTTGCTTTCAACCCACATTCCATACTCATCGTTACCAAAATCCGTTTTGGCCGGTCGGATTGTGTACATTGCTAGGAACCCTAAAGatgtttttgtttccttttggaAATTTTCGGAGCAGTTTGCGtcaaaaaataaccaaaaacttCATAAGTCACCAAGTATTTCTATGGAAGAGGCATTTGAGTTGTTTTGCAATGGGGTTTCAACTAATGGCCCCTTCTGGGATCATGTTTTAGGGTATTGGAAAGCGAGCACGGAACGCCCCGATGAGGTGCTGTTTGTGAAGTACGAGGACATGAAGAGGGACACAATGCACCATGTGAAGAAGCTGGCTGAGTTCATGGGGCATCCTTTTTCGTCGGAGGAAGAGAGGGAAGGTGTGCTGCAAGAAGTGATAGAGTTGTGCAGTTTTGAGAATTTGAGTAACTTGGAGGTGAACAAAAGTGGGACATTCCAAGTGCATGTGGCGTCCCAAACCGGGCAAAACCAGTTACTGGTGGACAACAGTGCCTTCTTCCGGCGAGGTGAGGTCGGAGACTCCAAGAACCATCTGACACCTGAGATGTTCGAGCGTCTTGACAAAATCACACAAGAAAAGTTGGGCACTTTTGGTTTGGAACTTTAG